A genomic window from Vagococcus sp. CY52-2 includes:
- the thiD gene encoding bifunctional hydroxymethylpyrimidine kinase/phosphomethylpyrimidine kinase, with the protein MPVNQTPQVVTIAGSDSGGGAGIQADLKTFQARDVFGMSIVVALTAQNTLGVQSSLPIPCDFVAEQFDSLSADFHIRACKTGMLADKEHVQIVVQKLKEVDFGPLIVDPVMIAKGGHSLLQKEAVDCIKEELLPLATVLTPNIPEAEKLIQQEIKTSEDMIQAAHVLQEMGVKNVVIKGGHSSDILAKDFVLLENGETFWMSSKRVETIKTHGTGDTFSSCIAAEIAKGKSVKEAIHIAKSFIQGAIEQEIFVGHGHGPTNHWAIPAQDILID; encoded by the coding sequence ATGCCCGTTAACCAAACCCCACAAGTAGTAACCATTGCCGGAAGTGATTCAGGTGGTGGCGCAGGCATTCAAGCCGACTTAAAAACGTTTCAAGCAAGAGATGTTTTTGGTATGAGTATTGTTGTTGCCTTGACTGCACAAAACACATTAGGTGTACAAAGTAGCTTACCGATACCATGTGACTTTGTTGCAGAACAATTTGATTCTCTATCAGCTGATTTTCATATTCGAGCATGTAAAACAGGGATGCTTGCCGATAAAGAACATGTTCAAATCGTTGTTCAAAAACTAAAAGAAGTGGATTTTGGCCCACTGATTGTAGATCCTGTGATGATTGCTAAAGGAGGGCATTCGCTATTACAAAAAGAAGCGGTAGATTGCATTAAAGAAGAATTACTTCCACTAGCAACGGTGTTAACCCCAAATATTCCAGAAGCAGAAAAATTAATTCAGCAAGAGATAAAAACAAGCGAAGATATGATTCAAGCAGCACACGTTTTACAAGAAATGGGTGTCAAAAATGTGGTGATAAAAGGAGGTCATTCATCCGATATTTTGGCGAAAGATTTTGTCTTACTTGAAAATGGCGAGACATTTTGGATGAGTTCAAAACGCGTTGAAACAATCAAAACACATGGGACAGGTGATACGTTCTCATCGTGTATTGCAGCAGAAATAGCAAAGGGCAAGTCGGTTAAAGAAGCTATACATATTGCCAAAAGTTTCATTCAAGGAGCGATTGAACAAGAAATTTTTGTTGGTCATGGTCATGGGCCAACAAATCATTGGGCAATACCTGCACAAGATATTTTAATTGATTAA
- the lysA gene encoding diaminopimelate decarboxylase — protein sequence MIDSLSEIERLNELTTKKVKALLRINPGVEAHTHEFIQTGQEDSKFGLSIKKGLALDGVRKIEDAENIELMGVHFHIGSQIFESTGTVETIKQVIKWLSKNQIKISVLNIGGGFSIKYTDDDISYPIEDGIKTITNTLKSTCNEYDYPIPAISLEPGRSIVGEAGVTLYEVGTVKDIPETNYYVSIDGGMSDHIRTALYGATYDLLLANRAEEYDKLMTVTGKLCESGDIIRRDIKLPSSVHRGDLLVVLSTGAYHYSMSSNYNQMLKPAVVFVTPEKVRLVVRRQTLEHLIAQDVR from the coding sequence GTGATAGATAGTTTATCAGAAATTGAACGACTAAACGAGCTAACAACTAAAAAAGTTAAAGCATTGCTTAGAATCAATCCAGGTGTTGAAGCTCATACGCATGAATTTATTCAAACAGGACAAGAAGATAGTAAATTTGGGTTAAGTATTAAAAAAGGTTTAGCACTTGACGGTGTAAGAAAAATTGAGGATGCTGAAAATATTGAACTTATGGGTGTTCATTTTCATATAGGTTCTCAAATTTTTGAATCCACTGGGACAGTTGAAACAATTAAACAAGTTATAAAATGGCTCTCAAAAAATCAAATAAAAATTAGTGTATTAAATATAGGCGGAGGGTTCAGTATTAAGTATACGGATGATGATATCAGCTATCCGATAGAAGATGGTATCAAAACAATTACGAATACGTTAAAATCAACTTGTAACGAATATGATTATCCCATTCCAGCTATTTCATTGGAACCTGGGCGATCTATTGTTGGTGAAGCAGGTGTTACACTTTATGAAGTAGGAACGGTGAAAGATATCCCTGAAACGAATTATTATGTATCGATAGATGGTGGGATGAGTGATCATATCAGAACGGCACTTTATGGAGCAACCTACGATCTACTGCTAGCAAACCGAGCGGAAGAATATGATAAATTGATGACAGTGACTGGAAAACTGTGTGAGTCAGGTGATATCATAAGACGTGACATAAAATTACCGTCAAGTGTTCACCGTGGGGACTTACTTGTGGTATTATCAACTGGTGCCTATCATTACAGCATGAGTTCGAATTATAATCAGATGTTAAAACCCGCCGTGGTATTTGTGACACCAGAAAAAGTTCGTTTAGTGGTGCGACGTCAGACACTAGAACACCTTATCGCACAAGATGTAAGATAA
- a CDS encoding LPXTG cell wall anchor domain-containing protein: MKKLVLGTVIMASLLVGQMGYASESTSTSSTDNSSSKVISSEVNDTTETTTDESIPDALAITKSDIFLLMNDMVNEGKLSQFQYEGLISRLEKVNTVEEATLVYSDANDLVKQNKDLYQSSFDEKVYNTKHQIELLVQAGRLTQKQADEFVAKVDSCKTIDALDDIWAEIEKAVDKISTKATSTTETNITETSTTENDKKTETVAKIPNSSDKQLASLPKTGEKKSSVGLQLSLVASLFLVSVLIKRKL; encoded by the coding sequence ATGAAAAAGTTAGTATTAGGTACAGTGATTATGGCTAGTTTGTTGGTAGGACAAATGGGTTATGCATCTGAATCAACCTCTACATCAAGTACAGATAATTCATCGAGTAAAGTAATAAGTTCCGAAGTAAATGATACGACAGAAACAACAACAGATGAATCCATTCCGGATGCATTAGCGATTACGAAATCGGATATTTTTTTATTAATGAATGACATGGTAAATGAGGGGAAGCTCTCTCAATTTCAATATGAAGGATTGATTTCACGTTTAGAGAAAGTTAACACAGTAGAAGAGGCTACACTTGTTTATTCAGATGCAAATGATTTAGTAAAACAAAATAAAGATTTGTATCAATCATCATTTGATGAAAAAGTATATAATACAAAACATCAAATAGAGCTATTAGTTCAAGCTGGTCGATTAACACAGAAACAAGCGGATGAATTTGTTGCAAAAGTTGATAGTTGTAAAACGATTGATGCATTAGATGATATATGGGCTGAGATTGAAAAAGCAGTAGATAAAATATCAACAAAAGCCACAAGTACAACAGAAACGAATATAACAGAAACGAGTACAACAGAAAATGATAAAAAAACAGAAACAGTAGCTAAAATACCTAATTCTAGTGATAAACAATTAGCTAGTTTACCTAAAACAGGTGAAAAAAAATCTAGTGTTGGGCTACAATTAAGTTTAGTTGCTTCATTGTTCTTAGTAAGTGTATTGATTAAAAGAAAATTATAG